A stretch of the Qingrenia yutianensis genome encodes the following:
- a CDS encoding recombinase family protein has product MRRLKKYAYVRVSSIDQNEARQLVEMLQLGIERENIYLDKQSGKDFNRPNYMALVKKLKKGDLLYVKSIDRLGRNYKDIQEQWRILTKEMEVDVVVIDMPLLDTRTYKDLMGTFIADLVLQVLSFVAQSERENIKKSQEEGIRVAKLNGVRFGRPTKDAPGEFPELVKKWEQGKIKAGNVNK; this is encoded by the coding sequence ATGAGACGATTGAAAAAATATGCATATGTGAGAGTGTCATCTATTGATCAAAACGAGGCGAGGCAACTTGTTGAAATGTTACAGCTTGGAATAGAGAGAGAAAATATCTATTTGGACAAGCAATCGGGAAAAGATTTTAACAGGCCGAACTATATGGCGCTTGTAAAGAAATTAAAAAAAGGCGATTTGTTGTATGTTAAATCAATAGACAGACTTGGGAGAAATTATAAAGATATTCAAGAACAGTGGCGGATACTTACAAAAGAGATGGAGGTCGATGTAGTTGTCATAGATATGCCTCTTCTGGATACCAGAACTTACAAAGATTTAATGGGAACTTTTATTGCGGATCTTGTCTTGCAGGTTTTGTCATTTGTCGCACAGAGCGAAAGAGAAAACATAAAAAAGAGTCAGGAAGAGGGAATAAGGGTTGCAAAGTTAAACGGTGTGCGATTCGGAAGACCTACAAAGGATGCACCGGGTGAGTTCCCTGAATTGGTCAAAAAGTGGGAACAGGGGAAAATAAAAGCTGGAAATGTCAATAAATAG